A section of the Pedobacter sp. HDW13 genome encodes:
- a CDS encoding phytanoyl-CoA dioxygenase family protein encodes MKTTFITNPFDLANYSNPIGHLFQQPKTAAEWEQYVLTKEQIDSFKENGYLSGIKILTEQQVDALNVELIRLQSGRPEDKELFYHYESNESEDPDKVLFHAIGAWRVTPGFHDLIWAPAYRMAAYQLLGQPFRLFHDQLFCKPAKHGGVVAWHQDFSYWTFTKPMQHLTCWIGLDDANIDNGCLYYIPGSHKWGLLPVTGLAGDMDAVRQILDTDQMLAFEKKFANELPKGYASFHHPLMMHGSYANSSQRSRRAVVINSMGQDTMGNTAGYERLEALGHFPPMPQDQLLSSQFFPKLFPDREDDIQRLINSVPTISSLD; translated from the coding sequence ATGAAAACCACATTTATAACAAATCCATTCGATTTGGCTAATTATAGCAACCCAATTGGTCACTTATTTCAGCAGCCAAAAACTGCGGCAGAATGGGAGCAATATGTGTTGACAAAAGAACAGATCGATTCTTTTAAAGAAAACGGTTATCTTTCTGGTATCAAAATACTAACCGAGCAACAAGTTGATGCGCTGAATGTTGAACTTATACGCCTGCAAAGTGGTCGTCCGGAAGATAAAGAATTGTTTTATCATTATGAAAGTAATGAATCGGAAGATCCAGATAAAGTGCTTTTTCATGCCATTGGTGCCTGGCGTGTTACTCCGGGCTTTCACGATCTGATTTGGGCACCAGCCTACCGTATGGCAGCTTACCAGTTGCTAGGTCAACCTTTTAGACTTTTTCACGATCAGTTGTTTTGCAAACCAGCCAAACACGGTGGGGTAGTAGCCTGGCACCAGGATTTTTCTTATTGGACATTTACAAAGCCAATGCAGCACCTTACCTGTTGGATTGGTCTGGATGATGCTAATATAGACAATGGCTGTCTTTACTATATTCCTGGTAGCCATAAATGGGGTTTGCTACCTGTCACTGGTTTGGCTGGCGATATGGATGCGGTTAGACAAATTTTAGATACAGATCAAATGCTGGCTTTTGAAAAGAAGTTTGCCAACGAACTACCTAAAGGATATGCCAGCTTTCATCATCCTTTAATGATGCATGGTTCTTACGCAAACTCTTCACAGAGATCGCGCAGAGCCGTAGTAATTAATAGCATGGGACAGGACACGATGGGAAATACAGCTGGTTACGAACGGTTGGAAGCTTTGGGTCATTTTCCGCCAATGCCTCAGGATCAATTGTTAAGTAGCCAGTTTTTCCCCAAATTATTCCCCGATAGAGAGGATGACATCCAGCGACTCATCAATAGTGTACCAACTATAAGCTCTTTAGATTAA
- a CDS encoding ROK family protein, translated as MNKQSSCIGLDIGGSHVCGAIVTNSVSASSQSEIIYKSLDTSGSSLAIVNIISHVISELVAQTTGRVIIGIAIPGPFNYEDGICEIYGVGGKFKNAFGLNLAEAFKNFGHLPEKNELYFANDAHCFAVGVYRFLNLQSKFAVTISLGTGFGSAFLENGNLVFQHAGIPESGAFYCESFKNSTPDDYFSSRWFINEFKKVCGKEILSVKALALLAEEVMEAKIIFETFGANLAEFLIPWLIKFDCETLVIGGKIARAWHLFGEKFCEALVNSNCSTKVMFCDDTEECIITGAALLAKEKASRVASSDHSNQKIKQNYSYRETLPPLFSPGNETADHDSNLYPPFQIPIEKIETGLDTLAKKIALNKKAIIDGISVVCWTEFRKQLNTALVAQGTRPLWYEVTACLKGGDVIDKMIKESLNDDDSGLGKELPGELIDFFDPQKLALLQADTDADISIVYGTGAALSNWDGPLVYLDVPKNETQYQMKVEGITNPATSKLRDNGQMCSRFYFVNWSVLNRHMQQLLPKIDHLVDEQCILRIS; from the coding sequence ATGAATAAACAGAGTAGTTGTATCGGATTGGATATTGGTGGAAGTCACGTTTGTGGGGCAATTGTAACCAATTCGGTGTCAGCTTCTAGTCAATCCGAAATCATATATAAGTCGCTAGATACAAGCGGTAGTAGCCTGGCAATTGTCAATATCATTAGTCATGTGATTAGCGAGTTGGTTGCCCAAACAACCGGGAGGGTAATTATTGGTATTGCGATACCTGGACCATTTAATTACGAAGATGGTATTTGTGAAATTTACGGGGTGGGTGGGAAATTCAAGAATGCTTTTGGACTGAATTTAGCAGAAGCGTTTAAAAATTTTGGACATCTGCCAGAAAAAAATGAGCTGTATTTTGCAAATGATGCTCATTGCTTCGCGGTAGGGGTTTATAGGTTTCTGAATCTGCAAAGCAAATTTGCAGTCACTATTTCACTTGGCACAGGTTTTGGCTCTGCCTTTTTGGAAAATGGTAATTTGGTCTTCCAGCACGCAGGTATTCCCGAATCCGGGGCATTTTACTGCGAATCGTTTAAAAATTCTACCCCTGACGATTATTTTTCAAGCAGATGGTTTATTAATGAATTTAAGAAGGTATGTGGTAAAGAAATTCTATCAGTAAAAGCACTTGCCTTGCTGGCTGAGGAAGTAATGGAAGCCAAAATTATTTTTGAAACGTTTGGTGCGAACCTCGCTGAATTCCTAATTCCCTGGTTAATTAAATTTGACTGCGAAACGCTAGTGATCGGAGGTAAGATTGCCAGGGCCTGGCATTTATTCGGTGAAAAATTTTGTGAGGCGTTGGTGAATAGTAACTGCAGCACCAAAGTAATGTTTTGTGATGATACAGAAGAATGCATTATTACCGGAGCGGCCCTGCTTGCAAAAGAAAAAGCAAGCAGAGTTGCATCCAGTGATCATTCAAATCAAAAAATCAAACAAAACTATTCTTATAGAGAAACGCTACCACCCTTATTTTCCCCTGGCAATGAAACAGCTGATCATGACTCTAACCTTTATCCTCCCTTTCAAATACCAATAGAAAAAATCGAAACAGGATTAGATACACTGGCAAAAAAAATTGCTTTGAATAAAAAGGCAATCATTGATGGCATTAGTGTAGTTTGCTGGACTGAGTTTCGAAAACAGTTAAATACTGCTTTAGTGGCGCAGGGAACCAGGCCACTATGGTATGAGGTTACGGCCTGCTTAAAAGGGGGGGATGTCATTGATAAAATGATCAAGGAAAGTTTAAATGATGACGATAGTGGTCTTGGTAAAGAACTTCCTGGAGAGCTTATCGATTTTTTTGATCCACAAAAATTGGCTTTACTACAAGCAGATACTGATGCCGATATTAGCATTGTTTACGGTACTGGCGCTGCCTTAAGTAACTGGGATGGCCCATTGGTTTATCTTGATGTTCCGAAAAATGAAACCCAATACCAAATGAAGGTAGAAGGCATCACAAATCCGGCTACATCCAAACTCAGGGATAATGGGCAAATGTGTAGTCGATTTTATTTTGTCAACTGGTCTGTCCTTAACAGGCATATGCAACAGTTGCTTCCTAAAATTGATCATCTGGTAGATGAGCAGTGTATTCTTAGAATTAGCTAA